Below is a window of Onychostoma macrolepis isolate SWU-2019 chromosome 06, ASM1243209v1, whole genome shotgun sequence DNA.
tagactgtacagaaattgaaatctacatgttaatacacactatactcatagtcacgcaatactgatgttgttaacattaataatttgagaataaagtataacaataataataatttgcatggtttgatgtgatatgagctgaACGAtcattagatttaatcaccattggtagcgcgatttattgtaatgcttttttcctaggttggtcagaacaaacgtggcagacttctTACTTATTTATTGAGATggcaatatatggtgaaaattcttatttgggtcatatattccaagacataggctagaatctgttattgcgaagtacagtaaacatccacatCGGTacgtgactgactgccacacattcacctcaaaacattagattcatccgcacTGGAGCCGTGCCAGAGCACATCCCACGCAAGCAAGATAATTCTGCAAGTAACTGCAATTCCAGGtattcaaacagagatggcgacaaagaggcaaaacgtacggactgcagctttaaaggtGCAGGATACAATATTTGTGGTTGCTAGTGGTTTAAATGGGTACTGCAGTCcatattcaaaatgttgtttctcCTGcttcctcctcctcagactcgATGCTGACGtgggttgccagattgaggacACGCAAGAGGAACGAGCACAATTAACAAGAAAAGGCGATGAGGCTTGCGATGTAAGCTTATGGGTTGATTTACGCATTTTAATAATCCTCCGGTCATAGAGATTTTTAGATGGATTTTGAGGCTTTTTAGGTCAGGTAGAATCTGCAATCTCTGACCTAGTTTGTTTCGTTCGCTTCCATGGCTCCAATGCGCTGTGTTTTCCACTGTCTGGCAACCCTGTGTCTTTAAATACTATTGgttaaactggcagtgggcgtagtcacacagaccaaaacaaaaacagacattctgaCACAAAACGCACATTTTCAAAGTAGAATAACTGGCTGTAGCATTGTTCTTTTGGAGAAACAAGTATGTGAACTTTGCATGTTTCCTAAATATCTGCAAATGTATTATAGTGTTTTATGCTTTGGTACAGTCAAAATtgcatacagcacctttaatatCCAGTGTTTTCCAGCATATCCAATGTTTTCTTATGGCGTAGAAATGCATAACATGAATCTCATGAGGTTTATGTACAACCAAATCCAAGCCATGAGCTGAAAAACTTACTGTAATAAATATTGGTTGTGTTGTTCCTTGGTGGAAAATTGAAACCTGAAGCATTAGGACTGTAATGAATATTGGTTTGTTCTGCTTATTGGTGGGAAATTGGTTCTGTTAAATTGTCCCATTTTACTCTGTTCACTAGTTGCTTGGTATGCATTTCAAAAGTGTAACAAATCATCCAGTACTCATTCTTAGCCACATCAggctacaaaatatttttattacattcaaaaGAGAGATCTTTGAAGCTGCAGAGTTTTTAGTATCTATAGTATCTATCCATAGTTGATCTCACAGTGGTAAATTCACTATACAGTTACACTGCTTTTACATTCAGTAtttcagcacaaaaaaaaaaaaacaatgtcatATTGACCGTATTCCAACTTAAGCAGGTGTGGTATAGCGTTGCGCTTTGGATATTTAATTCTAGTCATTGTCATTCTGTCCAGTGCAAACACATCTCCTTGCTATGCAAATAAGGCCTATTATTGAATGTTCACAAAACTTGCTATTTTCTTGACGCAATTACGCTGGAAAAGCGATGTTTGTGCATATTTTCGAGACATTGTGGCAGCAGTAATTCATCAAATGATGGAGAAGAGCATTATAACCGGGCATATTTCCAGACACACAGTGTAGACAAGTGCTCTTTCTGCATTTTAAAGAGCTGATTCAGGTGCATGAACTGCAGTAATGCCAGATTGCCATAGTTCGCTGCATCCTCCACAATGTAGAGCATTTCAGAATGGAAAATGGAGAAATGTGTTGCATGAATGTTCTGCACTATTTTTGGGTATATTTGTGCTGTTTCCTGATTTGTATACTTCCCTCAGCCAGTCAGTTGCAACGATCCTAGACAGTGTGTGAAAGTCTGGTCCATATTTGTAACACCTCCTTAACAGCAATTTCAGTCATCCAAGACCAAGTCTGAAAAGAGAACTTGAATGGGGAAATCAACTAAATCTGACATGAGCGGTCCCATAAATGTGGTTTCTTATGTTCAAATAGTGTTgttaaaaagcttttatttcatgctaaacCAGCCAATGCGCTTATGCAGTCCTAAGTGCGCCTCTCAAAACACTGACTGTTTCTATTACATCTGGAGCTCCTAACTGCTGCTGCAACGATGCAATGACTTTACTAATTGCCGATTGGCTCTTTTATTTAGAGGGCGGGGCTTATTCTGCCATATTGCGCGTTGCATCTGCATCTTTGTATATTTAAAGACTTTGATTCCTCTTAGTCTCAGTTGCTACTGAACTTGGGTTTTCTCTGTGATCGGTCCAGGACTGTGCTGGCCTGGGATGGCTGATGGGGTTTTGCAGAGCACAAATCGCTGGATGATATGAATCAGTGTATCACGGAAGCGCTGGATGCGGAAAGCGTACACCAGCGGGTTGAGTGCAGAGTTGACGTGTGACATAAAGATACCCACGTAAAAAGCACTCTTGGGCACGTTGCATGTCgagcaataaaacacaatacagTTCATAATATGCAGTGGTAGCCAGCAGAGTGCAAACAGAAACAGAACTAGCGCTAACGACTTCGCAAGTTTCAGCTCTTTGCGGTAGTATTTGCTGGAGTCACAGGTGGCCTCAGCTCGACGGTTGAGCTGGCGGGAGATCACGCGGAAGATCTCGGCGTACAGTCCGGTCATGATGATCAGGGGCACCACCACCCAAACAAAGAAATTGAAGTAGACCATGTAATCCATGCGCATGACTTCAGTGAACTGGCATTTGATGGGCGTCGTGCTGATGTTTTCGGGTGGGCTGAGGTGCCAGCCGGCCATTGGCACTAAACCAGTCAGAAATGAGATGAGCCAGCACAAACCCACGGCTACCCATGCCCGCCTTTGCGTAACAATGATGTTGTACCTgtcaaaacaatgcaaaatcaaTGACATACTTTTTAAATCCAATCATAATTACAAACGATAATGCAGGTATTGTTCTATATAATGCACACTTCTAATGTTAGAAATATCATGCATTAGCACATTTCGAATAGtcttagttcacccaaacagatgacggtagccactgacttccatagtatggaaaaaataccATGGAACTCAATGGCTACTGGTTACCTACATTCTTCAAAAGagcttcttttgtgttcaacagaaggaagaaactcatagaggtttggaacaacttgagggcgAGTATATGCagtattgtcatttttgggtgaactaagtGCTATAGTCCTAAGCAACtaaattttttttccattgtctGAATGGCATGGTGTATTCCTTAAAACACTGATTGTTTCTATTACAACCGGAACTCCTAACAGACTTTACCAATTGGCAGTTGCCACTTTTATTTAGAAGATGGGACTTTTTCCGCCATATTGCACATTGCATCTCTGTCCCTGTCAAAGTCTTTGATTCCCCTTAGTCCCCTTTGTTGGTGGCTACTATGTAGTTGCTAAGGGGTTTTGAATGGTTTTACTgcgttgctaggtggttgcaaAAGTGTATGGCTCACTGATCTGTATGATATTCTCTTTCCAGATATGGCTATACTGTGGAATATTTTTCCAACATTTTATTATCCTCCAGTCCAGACAAAAATGTAAgtctaaatttatataaaattatttattttattttagttgttttatttctgTACTTAAAATGGCAATGAGTTGCATGTGCCTTATGcagtacaaatacattttctaaaCCTCTTTATTTATAagatataaataatgtattttaatatattttaatatattcaatTCACCATTTGCCACAAATGTATTACATAAGCAGTTTAAGTCACATGCCTTCAAACATCAAGCAAATGAGTGGTTAGGGATGTTGCCAAAATACTATCAGACCAGTGAACATCATTCCCTTTGACAGACAGCGGAggtttaatttagttaaaagCCTTGCGTTACACTAGCCCATTGATTTGCATTAAAGAAAGCAAAAGATATATTGCTGTCCTGCTGTCTAGCCAAGAAATATGATAAAACAAAGCATGCATTAAAGTTAAAGTGTAATAGCTACATGACAAATGAAACTTGAAATTTGATGATTTGGTgaacaaacattacattttaacagttaTTTCATTGCAACTAAAATGAGTTGTTTTTTGGTGGACATGTCATGATGTCCTAAGTCAGTAAAACTAACATAAAATTTGTCATGagttatttttctttcctaCGAGGATTTATATGTAGAATATGCCATTTTGAACTGATAGGCATAagctataaaaatgatttttcagagtaaataaaataagatgatTGTAGCACGTTTTACAAGACAACACTATTACaatctttctacttcaaaatgtcatgtttatttcaatgtgttacttgcagaatctttgtaattaattaaaaaatgtagaaGTGGAAATTGCTTCTACGCCAATTCTTTTTCAGTGTAAAAACATTGGTGTTAATTCTGGTGCATCACCCTAATGTGGTTTATTTAAAAGAAGGACCCCCAAACTTACACCctgacattttaatttttatatttcaataatttaatatcacatttgcatgttcactgTTCTCTGATGTCAGGTAATGCAAGGACATGCAAGTAAACAAggaaaatatttcatctttatttAGTGTTTCAGACTCACCTGGTGGGGATTTTGACGCGTAGGAAGCGGTCAATGGCGATGGCCAGCAGGGACAGTATGGAGCTTTGGGTGATGGTGATGAGGAGGCAGGAGATGAAGAGGCATGTGTAAAACAGCGTGTTGAGCCCCAAGCTGATGACCACCGCCAGCGGAATGACAAGAACACCAACCGCGATATCAGCCAGTGCCAGAGAGACGATAAAGCAGAAAGTCGGGTCTCTGAGAGCCTGGTTCATGTAAACCACGAGAACCACCAGCACGTTTCCAAGCACCGACACCAGAGCGATAGTGCTCTCTATGGAAATGTACATCAAGTCCACCTTCTCCAAACTTTCAGTTACTGTTGACATCTTCACCATCTGTAGCAGTGGTTCCTCTTCCACCATGGCACTGGGTCTTCTATAAGAGTCTCATGATGTCCTCAAATGCTGGTATGTGATGTCATTTTATTACTCAATATTTTAAGcagttttttttagtatttatggCACAGGTTGTAGCTGAACTGCCCTGACTTGTCAGTAAAAGCCAAGAAAAGCACTTAGAGTTTCTTCAAACGCAGTTCCATGTGATCTGTTGTTAATTTGAGTGGCCGTCTTGTTCTCTTCATCTTCGTGGACTCCTGCTCCTGCTTCTCCTGTTACGTAGACTCTGCTGAAGGGAGGGGTGGTTCATTCTCTGCAGCACTATTTCTTTGCCCACTGCTCGTCTCGCTCACTGtatctctctcactttctctctgtTCGCACGCTTCGCAAACCTCAAATACCATTGCCACTTAGAATTTGACTGAGTGTTACTTTTAAATTCCAGTTccatttttgaatttgaatcgGTGGGAAACAGGATACGGAATgctaatttgaatttaaatttaaagcagttgattttaaatggaagaaaacGCTGCTGTGAGTGTGTTTTTATACACACATTTTAACTGATATTGATTTTGATTACtaattatttctgtatttatttaatgccacatacaaacatataaatttgattatattttatatacgttttgaaaaattatttcacgcaggctacatttatttgattcagatcactgtaattttgtgaaatattattctaatttatAATAgcttttttctatttgaatatattttaaaatttaatttattcctgtgacacaaagtgaattttcagcatatttactccagtcttgtgtcacatgatccttcagatatcattctaatatgctgatttcctgcttaagaaaaaatgtttatgttgaaaacatgcatacttttttcaataaaaatttgaaaagcatttatttgaaatagaaattatattataaatgttttgttattattactgtATTGTTGATGTATTGTTACTTTTTAACAgatctttgctaaataaaagtattaattccttTCAAAAAAGGAATGCCCCCAAACATTCATAAAATCAATTGATATGTCAAATGAAGTAGTTTTACAAGATTGAAACCTTAAACAGACACGTAGAAAGTGATCTGGTTTTGcccattttttaaatagtttctcATTTCAGTTCAGTAAATTCCTTTTCCTGTCATTCCAGTTCAAATTCCTGTTCAACATCCTGTGGATCGTGGCTTATTTGATTCAAATTCACATTCTTGAACTGAACGGGAGCCAAAACTTGATTAAATTCAGAATCACGCACATGCATGTCCCAGAATCCTGTTTCCTGCCTCATTTCCTGACACATAATTTGATATTCAAATGTTTCCACCCAGGAAATCGGACATCATCttcatcaaattaatttttcagtAATGTTCATTGTAGTGTGGTAATGGATTTGTCTCAGTATTGAGGGAAGCACTTGCCATCCATAATCATTTCATCTCGTTCCCTGGGCTCCTCAGCATTATGCGGTTATCATGTCTATTTTAGTCCTCTCATGCGAAATTGAGGTTGAGGAATTCTCACTTATGCTTCATTGCGATATCAACTAAACGTCGTAGATGTTTCTACAAACTATTCTTTggagaataaaaatataatggaTGTAGATCCAGATCAGATAATTTGTGGGAGAATTTgttgagaaatgtttgagttcatattgaaGTAATGGCATTATGGCATTCTTCTGAAACTCTAGAGGAGACACATGTGGGATTTACTGGGGTCTTGTCTTCTCAGGGGGAAACATATCTAAGAAACAGGACACTTAAGTTAAAGTGTTCATTTTCTCTccatttaatattgttattgtCTAGATAGAAGATACACCTGAGTGTCACATTTATGGTCTGTGTTGGTTTTGTTTTACCCCTGTCTTAGTTCCTGTTTCCTCATTTGGTCATTTttctgtccttgtttagtttgattatgatTCCGGTCAGCTGTGTGTGATTAATTATCCCTTGTAtttaagttcctgtctgttcagttagttttggtctggtctactcATTTTGTTCCTTCTGTGTGTCTTTGacctgccttgtcttgccctgtgggatttgattaaagactgtttatttgagtttatcctcgtctccgtgcTCCTCGTTCCTCCtcgctgtgtgcaccgtgacactgAAACATTAAAGACATCTCATTTGGGATTTTTCTTTCCTATGAGAATTTATGTTATACTTCAGTTCAAATCCTTATCTGctcattaatttaaagttacaAAACATGGTAAATACATTAATTCTGGTGAATCACCCTGAAgcgctttattttaaaaagggaTTCACCAACTTACAGCCATTTTATTACTTCATACTTCGtagttcatatttcattttatttcaataatttaacacattTGTAACTTCACGGCTCTCTGATATCAAATTAATTGTCAGATTAcaaacaggtaaaaaaaaatttttttttgaaagtgttttattatttttaatatatatatatatatatatatatatattaattatcaGCTTTTCATCGACTCAGGAATAACCCTAAATTGgaagattctgattggtcagtcatAACAAAGTAATTCAGACAGCTGTGtcataatgaaattaaatgctgCTCCACCTTGCCAAAATCTCCTAAAATGTTCTGTTTGGATATTCAACCATTTTTAGACTGTCTAGCACAGTGATGTTtgaagtaaatgctgttcttgttCTTTTCTGAAAGAGATTGAAAGAGATTGTCTTAATAAGGCAATCTCTTTGATTAGTTCATTCCATTAAGATGTTGAAAACACCTAAACGCCTTTCCAGGGAAATGCAATACTTTAGATCTAGTATTATTAGTGATGTTTGCATTGCTATTGCTCATACTAGAGATTAGTGACTCATCATGCACCGTTTGTGTTGAAGTGaggttgtgcttttatttttaagcaacTACTACAAAGCTGGTTATAATTGCATTGCATCTCGATCTAATCTTGACATTTATTTGCATGCAAAGGACAATTTACAGTATGTAAAACAGGAAGCTATTGCTTAATGCATTATGCAACACTCATGCAAAACTTCTGGTAGAGACATTTCATCGTGCGTAACAGTCTGTGCAGTTTTCTAGAGATGAGTGACAAGAGAACCATAAAGGCCTGAGTTGTCATGGCGACGTATGCTGTCATATAATTGAAGAGAGATCGACGTATCAAGCACAAAGGCTTCAGGCCACCCCATGGGACTTTTGAGTTGAGCGGTAAGCATGATGCATAGAGCAGTAATGGATATGTTTACGTCTGTCTTCAGGTTCAGTGATGATGACGGTTTGAAGATTAAATGGGAATGTGCTCTAATAATGTCTGCAATTACATACAAACTATTGTACTCGTATAAAGGGTGTGATGCAAATGATTTGGATCTCATACAAtgatttacactgaaaaaaatccaACAGATTTACACCCAAGCCATGTCTAGAGACACTGGAATATCACAGAGACTAGATATTAGACTCAgttattttggcagaaaactTTTAAGTGAATGCATGTCAAATTTGCAATGTAGTCAGTTGTGCTATTGTAAATAAACCACAACCTCTTTCTGTGTGGTGACAGGTGGAGAAATTAGTGGTCAAACCTGTAGTTCCTTCAGTAGAGCTTTCGATTTGTTTTGGTTCATCTGTTGAACATTGTCTGAACAATCCACTTGCAGGTATGCCTGAGCACGGCATATTGAGTGGCCGTACATCTCTCCCTCGCAGCTGTGTTGTCAtttgcatcaaattaaatatggcgTATAGATGTGTGGTTTCATGACCCCAGGTTTTCGTGCCGCTGATGAGAATTGATTTGGATATTGCTTTTCAACGCTGCGCCAAAAGGTGTATTACATATTTTTCAACTTCACTCAGCAAAATGAACTCAAGCGATGTTAGGAAAAGTAATAATGTGGAAGATGAACGTCATAAATCCTTCTCATTCCGCTCGCGCTGTTTGGACCGAGGCCGATATTACATTGCATAGAGCAGGAACAAAATGGCCTGTGAAAACTGAGACTTATCTTACAGAAATCCATTACTCCTCCCAGAGGAGTGCCACAAGCGTTCCCTCAGGATCAGCATTGTTCACTTCCGCATGGCCCGATGCCAGTACATCAATTAAAGAGACTATAGAAGGAACATCCAGTCTAATATACAGCAGAATCCAACCGTCTGGAAACATATTGATAATCTCATTTAAACCTGGAGCAAACAGAAAGTTAAAggattttaaaaagtgttacgacgtgaaagaaatatttaagaTCATTGTGATTCTACTCTTGGTCAggatatttctttaaaaaaaggatatatatatataatttatttattacatttcatatatattatCTACATGTGCAtaacacgagggtgagtaaatgacagctGAATTTCCATTGTTGTGTGGCTGTTCCTTTAACTCTGAAATTTATGAAGTTATAAAGGAAGGATGTAGAAGGTGTGACATGCTGCACATTatagctcaaaaaaaaaaaaaaatgctcagaATGACTACCAAttcctctttctctttcatcACAATggcatgaaatatttttaaatgcttgcaAACAATGTTGTTTTGAGTGACCGAGGTCAATATCTAGAGAGCAGAGTTTTGATggattttaaaggggtcatcggaaaCCCATTTttcacaagttgatatgattatttagggtcttaattaaaagtctataacatactttggttaaaatttctcaatggtagtgtaaaaaacaccctttttaccctgtcaaaatcagctctgttttcagcaagccattttttagtccatgttgctttaaatgctaatgagctctgctgaccccgcccttCTCTTCTGTGAGGTGACCAGAGCcgtagagagagagagctgcgACAACTCCTTTGACTCCAATggaccattttatttttacagaaattgcGGATCATGGAGCCGCTCAATAGTTCCCGGAAGTTAGTGCTCATACTATCAGCGCCATAGAGATGCAGCAGAAGAGACCGCtgtgatgaacttttaaaaggtaagacatttatagaacaaaattgtatattatcagcacagcaaatcaaattaccttgtgcattaaaacagattattattagattattcctcACTTAATTAGTAGATTTATTAGATTAGTAGATTGTTATTCATTCTCTTCAGGCAGTTTCATTCGTCGTTGTGTAATTAAGACTTTTATACGTGATTTCTGCTGGTGGGGAGTTATTTAATAGACTTGGATTTATTGCAAAGGATGCTGATGGACCTGagtgagaattaaaaaaaaagtttaaaattggcgagcagttttcatttcagaatcatgctagggtaaatttccaaaaatgtattatataccaCTACTATATTATAGAAGTAATCACAGTAAACCTgtactgtattactgtattttatacttaaatgtcttaatagtcacttaatcttaaaatatcttcacttaTTTGTAATGAATTTTCTAAGACAACAAACTTAACATTTATAATGAGTAAAACTACAATGAACATTAAGGTGTGATTGCGCTTGACTAACATACaagttttacacacacacacacataattatatttatatagagaGGCTGAAGTTACCTTGGTAAAAGACCACAATGTCGTTTATATAGCAAACATGTacttttaccatggtaacatcaacctaaaatatgttaacaaGGCAGGCAAGGATAGCTGACCACATTAATCCTCAAATATTAGcgttttttatcttttaaaaacaacactgataaaactacatatatatatactacgcataaatgtatacattatttatataaataatctaTATAAATTACTTTATAGTCTACTAATAACCAAAAATCGCAGTTCTGTCTCACTATAGTCACTAACTCAATGTATTCCAATTACCCGCAATGAACTTCCTGGAACTATTCGAGGTCGACGTGAATCACGTGAACTTCTGTTGTCGCAACTCTGTCTACGGCTCTGGGGGTGACGAGCAGTACTGTTCACTTTAGCCGCGAAACTATGGGATTACCTTTAcgccaattaaaataaatgtaatttttcaagaaacttgtgaaaatataaattgaaactgaataaaatgtctttgaaactgaaaacaaatataaattgcaTGCAAAATCTTTGActtcgtttttgttttttcataagtttcttgaaaaattacattcattttaattggcACAAAGGTAATTCCAtacgaaactggctaactagcacattattaggaaatgctatttgcaaagattcataaaaaacccttatactcacttcttctgtgaGGCTGGATtacgaatgattcgcgcaaacatagacgcatgtttttgaaagaagtctcttttgcttacccaggctgaatttatttgatacaaaatacagtaaagcagtaatattgtgaagtatgttgtctatttaaatatatttttaaatgtataatttttcagcatcattactccagtcttcagtgtcacatgatcctttagaaatcattctaatttgctgatttgctgctcaagaattcttattcttattattatcaatgttgaaaacagttgtgctgctcaatatttatatgaaaatatatatatatatatcctacaGATATTTTTAGTAAGAAATTGTACACATATACACCATATCATAAatgaattttttcttcattctaCAGTTGGTCTTTGTTTATAGGTATCTCGCTGCAGTTTTGCATTCTTTTGTTTAGTACAAAAATGACAACACTAGAATTAcagtgtattttggatgttaaAAGTCAGACAAATATTCTAAATTAGGAACTAGGCATATACAAATCCACGGCtggataatttttttaacttttgacTTCTAGTCTGGCCTCCCCTACTTATTGTACATGATGGCAGACTAATGCTAACCGTCCTGATTTGCGATCAGAAAGACCTGTGGTTTTATTTTCATGCTGCACCTGGCGGTGCTGTTCGAGTTGCTGCTGGCGTTGTTATCCAAAGTCTGGCTGTTCTGATCTCCCTTCTGCTCCGAGCTTGTCAGCTTTATCAGGATGCTTTTATATGCCATCTTAATCTTAGGGACCTTGAATGCGTACACTATGGGGTTAACGGCGGAGTTAGCGTGAGAGAGGAGAATGCCGATGTAAAAGGCAACAACGGGCACTTCTGCACTTTTGTAGTAGTTCAGTGTGTTCATTATGTGCAGCGGGAGCCAACAAACGACAAACAGAACCAGAACCAAAGCCAGAGAATTGGCCAGTCTCCGCTCCTTATGGTAAAACGACCTGGACTCCCCGGGGCGCCCAACTCcttttctcagctgtttggatATCATATTGAAGAGTAACAAGTACAGGATCATCATGATGATGGTGGGTGTAAGGATGCAAGTGAGGAAGTTGAAGTTGACCATGTAGGACATGTCTATGACCGTGATGAAACGACACACAATAGTGGAGTTTTCAGTGGTtgtggtgtttttgttgtgCCATCCGAACATGGGGATGAGACCTAGTATAAAAGCAGACAGCCAACATACAGTGACCGCAGCCCATAAGTGCTTCTTTTTGACTGCTCCTCTGTacctgaaaattaaaaattgtattaatataatataaatattatttgtataatattaataataaaactattattcTATATctgtacattacattttaaaagtttggggtttggTAAGGTGTTTTCTAATGTCtttaaaagtctcttctgctggccaaggctgcattcatttgatcaaaaatacagtaaaaacagtaatattgtgaaatattattgcaattttaaataactgttgtctattgtaatatattgtaaaatggatcgctg
It encodes the following:
- the LOC131542811 gene encoding adenosine receptor A1 — translated: MVEEEPLLQMVKMSTVTESLEKVDLMYISIESTIALVSVLGNVLVVLVVYMNQALRDPTFCFIVSLALADIAVGVLVIPLAVVISLGLNTLFYTCLFISCLLITITQSSILSLLAIAIDRFLRVKIPTRYNIIVTQRRAWVAVGLCWLISFLTGLVPMAGWHLSPPENISTTPIKCQFTEVMRMDYMVYFNFFVWVVVPLIIMTGLYAEIFRVISRQLNRRAEATCDSSKYYRKELKLAKSLALVLFLFALCWLPLHIMNCIVFYCSTCNVPKSAFYVGIFMSHVNSALNPLVYAFRIQRFRDTLIHIIQRFVLCKTPSAIPGQHSPGPITEKTQVQ
- the LOC131542810 gene encoding adenosine receptor A3, with translation MADGEKVIYTSLEVLIAVGCCLGNMLVIWAVWSCRALSQTTFCFIVSLAVADLLVGAVAMPLAVLVDGRLETSFYCCLFISCVVIVLTQASVHSLLAIAVDRYLRVYNPLRYRGAVKKKHLWAAVTVCWLSAFILGLIPMFGWHNKNTTTTENSTIVCRFITVIDMSYMVNFNFLTCILTPTIIMMILYLLLFNMISKQLRKGVGRPGESRSFYHKERRLANSLALVLVLFVVCWLPLHIMNTLNYYKSAEVPVVAFYIGILLSHANSAVNPIVYAFKVPKIKMAYKSILIKLTSSEQKGDQNSQTLDNNASSNSNSTARCSMKIKPQVFLIANQDG